Genomic DNA from Thermobifida alba:
TGGCCGCGCTGAGGGGGGCGCCGCGGGCCGTGCTGGCGCTGGTCGCGGTCGCCAGCGGGCAGGCCGTCATGATCATGGTGATGACCATGACGCCGGTGCACATGGAGCGCGGCGGGGCCGACCTCACCACCGTCGGCCTCACCATCAGCCTGCACGTCGCGGGCATGTACGCGCTGTCCCCGCTGGTGGGCTGGCTCGCCGACCGCCTCGGCCGGGTTCCCGTGCTGCTGGCCGGCCAGGGGGTCCTGCTCGCCGCCGCGGCCGTGTCCGGCCTGGCCGGCCACGGCACCGCGATGATCACCGTCGGTCTGGTCCTGCTGGGGGTGGGCTGGTCCCTCGGACTGGTCTCCGGTTCCGCGCTGCTGGCCGAGTCGCTGCCGCCCGAACGGCGTCCCGCCGTGCAAGGGCTGTCCGACCTGCTGATGAACGCGAGCGGGGCCGCCAGCGGAGCCCTCTCCGGGATTCTGCTGGCGCACCTGGGGTACGGCGGCCTCAACGCGGTCGCCGCCGCACTCACCGCCCCGGTGCTCGGGTGGGCGGTGTTCGCCCTGCTGGGCACAGTCCGGAAGGAAGCCACGTGACCGAACGCATCCTCCTCACCGGCGCGGGGGGCCGGATCGGCACCCTGCTGCGCCCCCGGATGACCCGCCCCGGACGTGTCCTGCGGCTGCACGACCGGCGCCCCCTCGAACCGGGCCCGGGAGTGGAGGTCGTCACCGGCGACGCCACCGACCTGGACGCCGTGACCGAGGCGATGGACGGGGTGGACGCCGTGGTCCACCTGGCCGCCCGCAGCACCGAGGCGGCCTGGGAGGAGATCCTGCACACCAACATCCACGGCGGCTACGTCGTGCTGGAGGCGGCCCGGCGCGCCGGGGTCACGCGACTGGTGCTGGCCAGTTCCAACCACGCCGTGGGATTCCACCCCCGTTCCGCCGGGACCGCGCCCGACTACCTGTTCCCCCGCCCCGACACCTACTACGGGGTCAGCAAGGTCACCCTGGAGGCGCTGGGCAGCCTGTACGCCGACCGCTACGGCATGGACGTCGTGTGCCTGCGCATCGGCTACTGCGGTCCGCGCCCGCTCGGCCGGCACGGCCTGGGCACCTGGCTGTCCCCCGACGACTGCGCGAACCTGGTGGAGTCCTGCCTGAGCGCCCCCGCCCCCGGATTCCGCGTGGTGTGGGGCGTCTCCGACAACACCCGGCGCTGGTGGTCCCTGGACGAGGCCCGCTCGCTGGGGTACACGCCGCGCGACGACGCCGAGGTGTTCGCCCCCGAGTGGGAGGCCGGCGTCCCCGCCGAGGAGCTGGACCCCGAGGGCCCCACCGTCGGCGGGAACTTCTGCGGCCCCCACCTGGACGCCGACCGCCTGCGCTGTGGGGGCGGAACGTGACCGTTTGACCCTCCACCGAGTGTTTGCCGGTTTTCTCCGAGCGCGCGTGTGAGAACAGTGGGCGGTTTGGGAAGTGGCGGCCGGTAGGTGAGCACCTGACTGCTTTGCGTTCGGGGGGACTTTCATGGTGGTTTCCGGTGAGCTGGGCACGGTTCCCTACACCCTGGTGGAAGGCGCGGACGGCGCAGACGAACCCGAGGAGCCGACGCAGGTCGGAGGACACCGGATCGTCGAACGGATCGGAACCGGAGGTGCCGCGGCGGTCTACGCCGCACTCGACCCCGCGGGGCGGTGGACGGCGGTCAAGGTCCTGCACCCCGCGGTCGCCGCCGACGCGGCCTGCCGGAAGCGGTTCGCCCGGGAGGTCGCCCTGCTCGGCACGGTGGCCGGCGAGTACACCGCCCCGCTGCTCGACGCCGACGTCGGTGCGGCACGGCCCTGGCTGGCCATGCACTACATCGCGGGCCCCACCGTCGGCGGCCATGTCGACGCCGAGGGGCCGCTGGCCGGGGTGGCGCTGCTGGAGTTCGCCGCCGGACTGGCCGAGGCGATCGCGGCCGTGCACCGCGGCGGCATCGTGCACCGCGACCTCAAACCCGGCAACGTGCTGCTGGCCGGGGACGGTCCCCGGATCATCGACTTCGGCATCGCCCGCAGGTGCGACGAGGACCTCGACGCCGGCTCCGGGGAGATCCTGGGGTCTCCCGGATGGATCAGCCCCGAGCAGTTCCACGACCGCGTTCCCGGCCCCGCCGCCGACGTCTTCGCCTGGGGCGGGCTGGTCGCCTACGCCGCGACCGGGCGGCGTCCCTTCGGGGCGGGCACGCTGCGGCAGACCGCGGCGCGGGTCCTCAACGGCGAGGCCGACCTGCACGGCACCCCCGGCCTCCTGCGCCCCTGGGTGGAGGCGGCACTGCACACCGACCCCGACCGCCGGCCCGCGTCGGCGGAGCTGGCCGAGGCGATCGGCGGACTCGCCGGCCCGCGGCGCCGGCCGCCTCAGGCGTCCAGCAGTTGGGCCTGGATCAGCTCCCGGTAGAGGTCGTCGCAGCGCAGCAGGTCGGCGTGGCGGCCCACCGCCCGGACCCGGCCGCCCTCGACGACCGCGATCTGGTCGGCGTCGACCACCGTCGACAGCCGGTGCGCAATGACCATGACCGTGGTGGTCCGCGCGACGTCGGCGATCACCTCGCGCAGCGCCGTCTCG
This window encodes:
- a CDS encoding NAD-dependent epimerase/dehydratase family protein gives rise to the protein MTERILLTGAGGRIGTLLRPRMTRPGRVLRLHDRRPLEPGPGVEVVTGDATDLDAVTEAMDGVDAVVHLAARSTEAAWEEILHTNIHGGYVVLEAARRAGVTRLVLASSNHAVGFHPRSAGTAPDYLFPRPDTYYGVSKVTLEALGSLYADRYGMDVVCLRIGYCGPRPLGRHGLGTWLSPDDCANLVESCLSAPAPGFRVVWGVSDNTRRWWSLDEARSLGYTPRDDAEVFAPEWEAGVPAEELDPEGPTVGGNFCGPHLDADRLRCGGGT
- a CDS encoding serine/threonine-protein kinase: MVVSGELGTVPYTLVEGADGADEPEEPTQVGGHRIVERIGTGGAAAVYAALDPAGRWTAVKVLHPAVAADAACRKRFAREVALLGTVAGEYTAPLLDADVGAARPWLAMHYIAGPTVGGHVDAEGPLAGVALLEFAAGLAEAIAAVHRGGIVHRDLKPGNVLLAGDGPRIIDFGIARRCDEDLDAGSGEILGSPGWISPEQFHDRVPGPAADVFAWGGLVAYAATGRRPFGAGTLRQTAARVLNGEADLHGTPGLLRPWVEAALHTDPDRRPASAELAEAIGGLAGPRRRPPQASSSWAWISSR